Proteins found in one Pyrus communis chromosome 15, drPyrComm1.1, whole genome shotgun sequence genomic segment:
- the LOC137716802 gene encoding peroxisomal membrane protein 11A-like, whose product MDSKPSTTTTPLLNQKNPNNPASKPKPRDFLNHLEAYLAKRDGVDKLIKISRYATKIVLASSALPETLPLTQRLKSFESSVGVSRKAFRLGKFVQDVNALRSSKFDSNQDLVLALIAYGGEGLYFFVEQFVWLVKSGLIDKKLSRNLQKISAWAEFIGYAGSISLKFRDLNRISEDEKCVISSIEIAITRGNGCEEEKERLSTLCEKKMMKRLSVVQDSADALMALADIRDGGGPFLGPLSVSLAGMLSALISTHKNWVSC is encoded by the coding sequence ATGGACTCGAAACCTTCAACAACCACCACTCCTCTACTGAACCAGAAAAACCCTAACAATCCTGCATCGAAGCCGAAGCCAAGGGACTTCCTGAACCACCTCGAAGCCTACCTCGCCAAGCGAGATGGCGTCGACAAGCTCATCAAGATATCTCGGTACGCCACCAAGATCGTCCTCGCCTCCTCCGCCCTCCCCGAAACCCTGCCCCTAACGCAGCGGCTCAAGAGCTTCGAATCGAGCGTCGGCGTCAGTCGCAAGGCCTTCCGGTTAGGTAAGTTCGTCCAGGATGTCAACGCTTTGAGGAGCTCGAAATTCGATTCGAATCAGGATCTCGTACTTGCACTAATCGCCTACGGCGGCGAGGGACTGTATTTTTTCGTTGAACAGTTCGTCTGGCTGGTCAAATCGGGGTTGATCGATAAGAAGCTCTCGCGGAATTTGCAGAAGATCAGCGCCTGGGCCGAGTTCATCGGGTACGCCGGCAGCATTTCGTTGAAATTTAGGGATTTGAATCGGATTTCGGAAGACGAAAAGTGCGTGATATCGAGCATTGAGATCGCAATTACGAGGGGGAACGGGTGCGAGGAAGAGAAGGAGAGGTTGAGTACATTGtgtgagaagaaaatgatgaagaGGCTCTCTGTGGTTCAAGATTCGGCGGATGCGTTAATGGCGTTGGCGGATATCCGGGACGGCGGCGGACCGTTCCTGGGGCCGCTTTCGGTTTCGCTGGCCGGGATGTTATCGGCTTTGATTAGCACTCACAAGAATTGGGTGTCTTGCTGA
- the LOC137717765 gene encoding lysophospholipid acyltransferase LPEAT1-like isoform X3, protein MESELKGLNSKPAKQDRNDGPASKDDRPLLKPDPASSVSAEELQELEKKCAAYVRRDVYGTMGRGELPVKEKVLLGLALVTLVPIRVVLAMTVLVLYYLICRICTLFKVPNRDEQEQEDYAHMGGWRQAVIVQCGRALSRAMLFVFGFYWINESYRIPSDSEPKPAPQGKDGAEEKEPERPGAIISNHVSYLDILYHMSNSFPSFVAKRSVAKLPLVGLISKCLGCVYVQRESKSSNFKGVAGAVTERVKEAHQNKSAPPIMLFPDVHYVANDAYTTVTWYLVIVNLSTEGTTTNGDFLLPFKTGAFLAKAPVLPVIIRYPYHRFSPAWDSISGVRHVIFLLCQFVNHIEVTRLPVYYPSQQEKDDPKLYASNVRRLMSHEGNMTLSDIGLAEKRVYHAALNGKN, encoded by the exons aTGGAGTCTGAACTCAAAGGCCTCAATTCGAAACCGGCCAAGCAGGACCGCAACGACGGTCCGGCGTCCAAGGACGACCGCCCGCTCCTCAAACCCGACCCGGCCTCCTCCGTCTCCGCCGAGGAGCTCCAGGAGCTAGAGAAGAAATGCGCGGCGTACGTGCGACGCGATGTGTACGGCACCATGGGACGCGGCGAATTGCCGGTGAAGGAGAAGGTGCTGCTAGGGCTCGCGCTGGTGACTCTGGTTCCGATACGCGTGGTCCTGGCCATGACGGTGTTGGTGCTGTACTACTTGATTTGCCGGATTTGCACGCTCTTCAAAGTCCCCAATCGCGACGAGCAGGAGCAGGAGGATTACGCGCACATGGGGGGCTGGCGTCAGGCCGTGATAGTCCAGTGCGGCCGCGCCTTATCCAGAGCCATGCTCTTCGTCTTTGGCTTCTATTGGATCAACGAGTCATATCGGATACCATCGGATTCCGAACCCAAACCTGCACCccag GGAAAAGATGGAGCCGAAGAGAAGGAGCCTGAAAGGCCAGGGGCGATCATATCGAATCACGTTTCGTATTTGGATATCTTGTATCACATGTCTAATTCGTTTCCGAGCTTCGTTGCCAAG AGATCGGTGGCGAAACTTCCTCTAGTTGGCCTCATCAG CAAGTGCCTCGGTTGTGTCTATGTTCAGCGAGAGTCAAAGTCATCCAACTTCAAGGGAGTTGCAG GTGCTGTGACTGAAAGAGTTAAAGAAGCACATCAGAATAAATCCGCCCCGCCGATAATGCTTTTCCCAG ATGTGCATTATGTTGCAAACGATGCTTATACTACTGTTACTTGGTATTTAGTTATCGTTAATCTTTCTACAGAGGGAACCACCACAAACGGAGACTTTCTTCTGCCATTCAAGACGGGAGCATTCCTGGCAAAAGCTCCAGTTCTTCCAGTGATTATTAGGTATCCTTACCACAGATTTAGTCCTGCATGGGACTCGATATCTGGG gtGCGCCATGTGATATTTCTTCTCTGTCAATTTGTAAATCACATAGAGGTCACGAGGTTACCTGTTTATTACCCCTCACAACAAGAAAAGGATGATCCAAAACTCTACGCTAGTAATGTCAGAAGATTGATGTCCCATGAG GGCAACATGACTTTATCAGATATTGGACTTGCCGAGAAGCGGGTGTATCATGCTGCTCTTAATG GGAAAAATTAA
- the LOC137717765 gene encoding lysophospholipid acyltransferase LPEAT1-like isoform X2 has product MESELKGLNSKPAKQDRNDGPASKDDRPLLKPDPASSVSAEELQELEKKCAAYVRRDVYGTMGRGELPVKEKVLLGLALVTLVPIRVVLAMTVLVLYYLICRICTLFKVPNRDEQEQEDYAHMGGWRQAVIVQCGRALSRAMLFVFGFYWINESYRIPSDSEPKPAPQGKDGAEEKEPERPGAIISNHVSYLDILYHMSNSFPSFVAKRSVAKLPLVGLISKCLGCVYVQRESKSSNFKGVAGAVTERVKEAHQNKSAPPIMLFPDVHYVANDAYTTVTWYLVIVNLSTEGTTTNGDFLLPFKTGAFLAKAPVLPVIIRYPYHRFSPAWDSISGVRHVIFLLCQFVNHIEVTRLPVYYPSQQEKDDPKLYASNVRRLMSHEGNMTLSDIGLAEKRVYHAALNGLFSQC; this is encoded by the exons aTGGAGTCTGAACTCAAAGGCCTCAATTCGAAACCGGCCAAGCAGGACCGCAACGACGGTCCGGCGTCCAAGGACGACCGCCCGCTCCTCAAACCCGACCCGGCCTCCTCCGTCTCCGCCGAGGAGCTCCAGGAGCTAGAGAAGAAATGCGCGGCGTACGTGCGACGCGATGTGTACGGCACCATGGGACGCGGCGAATTGCCGGTGAAGGAGAAGGTGCTGCTAGGGCTCGCGCTGGTGACTCTGGTTCCGATACGCGTGGTCCTGGCCATGACGGTGTTGGTGCTGTACTACTTGATTTGCCGGATTTGCACGCTCTTCAAAGTCCCCAATCGCGACGAGCAGGAGCAGGAGGATTACGCGCACATGGGGGGCTGGCGTCAGGCCGTGATAGTCCAGTGCGGCCGCGCCTTATCCAGAGCCATGCTCTTCGTCTTTGGCTTCTATTGGATCAACGAGTCATATCGGATACCATCGGATTCCGAACCCAAACCTGCACCccag GGAAAAGATGGAGCCGAAGAGAAGGAGCCTGAAAGGCCAGGGGCGATCATATCGAATCACGTTTCGTATTTGGATATCTTGTATCACATGTCTAATTCGTTTCCGAGCTTCGTTGCCAAG AGATCGGTGGCGAAACTTCCTCTAGTTGGCCTCATCAG CAAGTGCCTCGGTTGTGTCTATGTTCAGCGAGAGTCAAAGTCATCCAACTTCAAGGGAGTTGCAG GTGCTGTGACTGAAAGAGTTAAAGAAGCACATCAGAATAAATCCGCCCCGCCGATAATGCTTTTCCCAG ATGTGCATTATGTTGCAAACGATGCTTATACTACTGTTACTTGGTATTTAGTTATCGTTAATCTTTCTACAGAGGGAACCACCACAAACGGAGACTTTCTTCTGCCATTCAAGACGGGAGCATTCCTGGCAAAAGCTCCAGTTCTTCCAGTGATTATTAGGTATCCTTACCACAGATTTAGTCCTGCATGGGACTCGATATCTGGG gtGCGCCATGTGATATTTCTTCTCTGTCAATTTGTAAATCACATAGAGGTCACGAGGTTACCTGTTTATTACCCCTCACAACAAGAAAAGGATGATCCAAAACTCTACGCTAGTAATGTCAGAAGATTGATGTCCCATGAG GGCAACATGACTTTATCAGATATTGGACTTGCCGAGAAGCGGGTGTATCATGCTGCTCTTAATG GTTTGTTTTCCCAATGCTAA
- the LOC137717765 gene encoding lysophospholipid acyltransferase LPEAT1-like isoform X1: MESELKGLNSKPAKQDRNDGPASKDDRPLLKPDPASSVSAEELQELEKKCAAYVRRDVYGTMGRGELPVKEKVLLGLALVTLVPIRVVLAMTVLVLYYLICRICTLFKVPNRDEQEQEDYAHMGGWRQAVIVQCGRALSRAMLFVFGFYWINESYRIPSDSEPKPAPQGKDGAEEKEPERPGAIISNHVSYLDILYHMSNSFPSFVAKRSVAKLPLVGLISKCLGCVYVQRESKSSNFKGVAGAVTERVKEAHQNKSAPPIMLFPDVHYVANDAYTTVTWYLVIVNLSTEGTTTNGDFLLPFKTGAFLAKAPVLPVIIRYPYHRFSPAWDSISGVRHVIFLLCQFVNHIEVTRLPVYYPSQQEKDDPKLYASNVRRLMSHEGNMTLSDIGLAEKRVYHAALNGNNSRPSVLHQKDD; this comes from the exons aTGGAGTCTGAACTCAAAGGCCTCAATTCGAAACCGGCCAAGCAGGACCGCAACGACGGTCCGGCGTCCAAGGACGACCGCCCGCTCCTCAAACCCGACCCGGCCTCCTCCGTCTCCGCCGAGGAGCTCCAGGAGCTAGAGAAGAAATGCGCGGCGTACGTGCGACGCGATGTGTACGGCACCATGGGACGCGGCGAATTGCCGGTGAAGGAGAAGGTGCTGCTAGGGCTCGCGCTGGTGACTCTGGTTCCGATACGCGTGGTCCTGGCCATGACGGTGTTGGTGCTGTACTACTTGATTTGCCGGATTTGCACGCTCTTCAAAGTCCCCAATCGCGACGAGCAGGAGCAGGAGGATTACGCGCACATGGGGGGCTGGCGTCAGGCCGTGATAGTCCAGTGCGGCCGCGCCTTATCCAGAGCCATGCTCTTCGTCTTTGGCTTCTATTGGATCAACGAGTCATATCGGATACCATCGGATTCCGAACCCAAACCTGCACCccag GGAAAAGATGGAGCCGAAGAGAAGGAGCCTGAAAGGCCAGGGGCGATCATATCGAATCACGTTTCGTATTTGGATATCTTGTATCACATGTCTAATTCGTTTCCGAGCTTCGTTGCCAAG AGATCGGTGGCGAAACTTCCTCTAGTTGGCCTCATCAG CAAGTGCCTCGGTTGTGTCTATGTTCAGCGAGAGTCAAAGTCATCCAACTTCAAGGGAGTTGCAG GTGCTGTGACTGAAAGAGTTAAAGAAGCACATCAGAATAAATCCGCCCCGCCGATAATGCTTTTCCCAG ATGTGCATTATGTTGCAAACGATGCTTATACTACTGTTACTTGGTATTTAGTTATCGTTAATCTTTCTACAGAGGGAACCACCACAAACGGAGACTTTCTTCTGCCATTCAAGACGGGAGCATTCCTGGCAAAAGCTCCAGTTCTTCCAGTGATTATTAGGTATCCTTACCACAGATTTAGTCCTGCATGGGACTCGATATCTGGG gtGCGCCATGTGATATTTCTTCTCTGTCAATTTGTAAATCACATAGAGGTCACGAGGTTACCTGTTTATTACCCCTCACAACAAGAAAAGGATGATCCAAAACTCTACGCTAGTAATGTCAGAAGATTGATGTCCCATGAG GGCAACATGACTTTATCAGATATTGGACTTGCCGAGAAGCGGGTGTATCATGCTGCTCTTAATGGTAATAATAGCCGTCCTAGTGTTTTGCATCAGAAAGACGATTGA
- the LOC137717765 gene encoding lysophospholipid acyltransferase LPEAT1-like isoform X5, which yields MESELKGLNSKPAKQDRNDGPASKDDRPLLKPDPASSVSAEELQELEKKCAAYVRRDVYGTMGRGELPVKEKVLLGLALVTLVPIRVVLAMTVLVLYYLICRICTLFKVPNRDEQEQEDYAHMGGWRQAVIVQCGRALSRAMLFVFGFYWINESYRIPSDSEPKPAPQGKDGAEEKEPERPGAIISNHVSYLDILYHMSNSFPSFVAKRSVAKLPLVGLISKCLGCVYVQRESKSSNFKGVAGAVTERVKEAHQNKSAPPIMLFPEGTTTNGDFLLPFKTGAFLAKAPVLPVIIRYPYHRFSPAWDSISGVRHVIFLLCQFVNHIEVTRLPVYYPSQQEKDDPKLYASNVRRLMSHEGNMTLSDIGLAEKRVYHAALNGLFSQC from the exons aTGGAGTCTGAACTCAAAGGCCTCAATTCGAAACCGGCCAAGCAGGACCGCAACGACGGTCCGGCGTCCAAGGACGACCGCCCGCTCCTCAAACCCGACCCGGCCTCCTCCGTCTCCGCCGAGGAGCTCCAGGAGCTAGAGAAGAAATGCGCGGCGTACGTGCGACGCGATGTGTACGGCACCATGGGACGCGGCGAATTGCCGGTGAAGGAGAAGGTGCTGCTAGGGCTCGCGCTGGTGACTCTGGTTCCGATACGCGTGGTCCTGGCCATGACGGTGTTGGTGCTGTACTACTTGATTTGCCGGATTTGCACGCTCTTCAAAGTCCCCAATCGCGACGAGCAGGAGCAGGAGGATTACGCGCACATGGGGGGCTGGCGTCAGGCCGTGATAGTCCAGTGCGGCCGCGCCTTATCCAGAGCCATGCTCTTCGTCTTTGGCTTCTATTGGATCAACGAGTCATATCGGATACCATCGGATTCCGAACCCAAACCTGCACCccag GGAAAAGATGGAGCCGAAGAGAAGGAGCCTGAAAGGCCAGGGGCGATCATATCGAATCACGTTTCGTATTTGGATATCTTGTATCACATGTCTAATTCGTTTCCGAGCTTCGTTGCCAAG AGATCGGTGGCGAAACTTCCTCTAGTTGGCCTCATCAG CAAGTGCCTCGGTTGTGTCTATGTTCAGCGAGAGTCAAAGTCATCCAACTTCAAGGGAGTTGCAG GTGCTGTGACTGAAAGAGTTAAAGAAGCACATCAGAATAAATCCGCCCCGCCGATAATGCTTTTCCCAG AGGGAACCACCACAAACGGAGACTTTCTTCTGCCATTCAAGACGGGAGCATTCCTGGCAAAAGCTCCAGTTCTTCCAGTGATTATTAGGTATCCTTACCACAGATTTAGTCCTGCATGGGACTCGATATCTGGG gtGCGCCATGTGATATTTCTTCTCTGTCAATTTGTAAATCACATAGAGGTCACGAGGTTACCTGTTTATTACCCCTCACAACAAGAAAAGGATGATCCAAAACTCTACGCTAGTAATGTCAGAAGATTGATGTCCCATGAG GGCAACATGACTTTATCAGATATTGGACTTGCCGAGAAGCGGGTGTATCATGCTGCTCTTAATG GTTTGTTTTCCCAATGCTAA
- the LOC137717765 gene encoding lysophospholipid acyltransferase LPEAT1-like isoform X4, translating to MESELKGLNSKPAKQDRNDGPASKDDRPLLKPDPASSVSAEELQELEKKCAAYVRRDVYGTMGRGELPVKEKVLLGLALVTLVPIRVVLAMTVLVLYYLICRICTLFKVPNRDEQEQEDYAHMGGWRQAVIVQCGRALSRAMLFVFGFYWINESYRIPSDSEPKPAPQGKDGAEEKEPERPGAIISNHVSYLDILYHMSNSFPSFVAKRSVAKLPLVGLISKCLGCVYVQRESKSSNFKGVAGAVTERVKEAHQNKSAPPIMLFPEGTTTNGDFLLPFKTGAFLAKAPVLPVIIRYPYHRFSPAWDSISGVRHVIFLLCQFVNHIEVTRLPVYYPSQQEKDDPKLYASNVRRLMSHEGNMTLSDIGLAEKRVYHAALNGNNSRPSVLHQKDD from the exons aTGGAGTCTGAACTCAAAGGCCTCAATTCGAAACCGGCCAAGCAGGACCGCAACGACGGTCCGGCGTCCAAGGACGACCGCCCGCTCCTCAAACCCGACCCGGCCTCCTCCGTCTCCGCCGAGGAGCTCCAGGAGCTAGAGAAGAAATGCGCGGCGTACGTGCGACGCGATGTGTACGGCACCATGGGACGCGGCGAATTGCCGGTGAAGGAGAAGGTGCTGCTAGGGCTCGCGCTGGTGACTCTGGTTCCGATACGCGTGGTCCTGGCCATGACGGTGTTGGTGCTGTACTACTTGATTTGCCGGATTTGCACGCTCTTCAAAGTCCCCAATCGCGACGAGCAGGAGCAGGAGGATTACGCGCACATGGGGGGCTGGCGTCAGGCCGTGATAGTCCAGTGCGGCCGCGCCTTATCCAGAGCCATGCTCTTCGTCTTTGGCTTCTATTGGATCAACGAGTCATATCGGATACCATCGGATTCCGAACCCAAACCTGCACCccag GGAAAAGATGGAGCCGAAGAGAAGGAGCCTGAAAGGCCAGGGGCGATCATATCGAATCACGTTTCGTATTTGGATATCTTGTATCACATGTCTAATTCGTTTCCGAGCTTCGTTGCCAAG AGATCGGTGGCGAAACTTCCTCTAGTTGGCCTCATCAG CAAGTGCCTCGGTTGTGTCTATGTTCAGCGAGAGTCAAAGTCATCCAACTTCAAGGGAGTTGCAG GTGCTGTGACTGAAAGAGTTAAAGAAGCACATCAGAATAAATCCGCCCCGCCGATAATGCTTTTCCCAG AGGGAACCACCACAAACGGAGACTTTCTTCTGCCATTCAAGACGGGAGCATTCCTGGCAAAAGCTCCAGTTCTTCCAGTGATTATTAGGTATCCTTACCACAGATTTAGTCCTGCATGGGACTCGATATCTGGG gtGCGCCATGTGATATTTCTTCTCTGTCAATTTGTAAATCACATAGAGGTCACGAGGTTACCTGTTTATTACCCCTCACAACAAGAAAAGGATGATCCAAAACTCTACGCTAGTAATGTCAGAAGATTGATGTCCCATGAG GGCAACATGACTTTATCAGATATTGGACTTGCCGAGAAGCGGGTGTATCATGCTGCTCTTAATGGTAATAATAGCCGTCCTAGTGTTTTGCATCAGAAAGACGATTGA
- the LOC137717766 gene encoding deSI-like protein At4g17486 isoform X1 codes for MKFELKKRWRSIAPLQLKNKSAGRFCLFPKSKSDSAESGKARVYLNVYDLTPMNGYVYWAGFGIFHSGVEVHGVEYAFGAHDYPTSGVFEVEPRQCPGFKFRKSILIGTTGLDPTQVREFMERHSLSYNGDTYHLIVKNCNHFCRDICRRLTGKSIPKWVNRLARIGSVCNCILPESLKISAVQHDPNCQPYDSDKRSLRSTFGCLSSISMRQKQLSSSSLFLQSPLKGCLPPWELRRSLNGSLKER; via the exons atgaaatttgaattgaagaagaGATGGAGATCCATTGCCCCGCttcaattgaaaaacaaatcCGCGGGGAGGTTTTGTTTATTTCCCAAATCAAAATCGGATAGCGCTGAATCAGGAAAAGCACGAGTTTATCTCAATGTATATGACTTAACTCCCATGAATGGCTATGTCTATTGGGCTGGCTTTGGAATTTTTCACTCTGGTGTTGAAG TTCATGGTGTAGAATATGCATTCGGAGCACATGACTATCCTACAAGTGGCGTTTTTGAGGTTGAACCTCGCCAATGCCCAGGGTTCAAGTTCAGAAAGTCGATATTAATCGGGACAACAGGCTTGGACCCTACTCAGGTTCGAGAGTTTATGGAGCGCCATTCTTTGAGCTACAACGGTGATACATATCACCTGATTGTCAAGAACTGCAACCATTTCTGCAGGGATATTTGTCGCAGGCTCACCGGAAAATCAATTCCTAAATGGGTGAACCGACTGGCAAGAATTG GTTCAGTATGCAACTGCATACTTCCGGAATCTCTGAAGATTTCCGCTGTACAACACGACCCTAACTGCCAACCATACGACAGCGACAAGAGGAGCTTGAGAAGCACCTTCGGTTGCCTGTCGTCTATCTCAATGCGGCAGAAGCAGTTATCTTCATCTTCGTTATTTCTACAGTCGCCCCTGAAAGGTTGCTTGCCGCCATGGGAACTGCGAAGATCGTTGAATGGTTCGTTGAAAGAAAGGTGA
- the LOC137717766 gene encoding deSI-like protein At4g17486 isoform X2: MKFELKKRWRSIAPLQLKNKSAGRFCLFPKSKSDSAESGKARVYLNVYDLTPMNGYVYWAGFGIFHSGVEVHGVEYAFGAHDYPTSGVFEVEPRQCPGFKFRKSILIGTTGLDPTQVREFMERHSLSYNGDTYHLIVKNCNHFCRDICRRLTGKSIPKWVNRLARIVCNCILPESLKISAVQHDPNCQPYDSDKRSLRSTFGCLSSISMRQKQLSSSSLFLQSPLKGCLPPWELRRSLNGSLKER; encoded by the exons atgaaatttgaattgaagaagaGATGGAGATCCATTGCCCCGCttcaattgaaaaacaaatcCGCGGGGAGGTTTTGTTTATTTCCCAAATCAAAATCGGATAGCGCTGAATCAGGAAAAGCACGAGTTTATCTCAATGTATATGACTTAACTCCCATGAATGGCTATGTCTATTGGGCTGGCTTTGGAATTTTTCACTCTGGTGTTGAAG TTCATGGTGTAGAATATGCATTCGGAGCACATGACTATCCTACAAGTGGCGTTTTTGAGGTTGAACCTCGCCAATGCCCAGGGTTCAAGTTCAGAAAGTCGATATTAATCGGGACAACAGGCTTGGACCCTACTCAGGTTCGAGAGTTTATGGAGCGCCATTCTTTGAGCTACAACGGTGATACATATCACCTGATTGTCAAGAACTGCAACCATTTCTGCAGGGATATTTGTCGCAGGCTCACCGGAAAATCAATTCCTAAATGGGTGAACCGACTGGCAAGAATTG TATGCAACTGCATACTTCCGGAATCTCTGAAGATTTCCGCTGTACAACACGACCCTAACTGCCAACCATACGACAGCGACAAGAGGAGCTTGAGAAGCACCTTCGGTTGCCTGTCGTCTATCTCAATGCGGCAGAAGCAGTTATCTTCATCTTCGTTATTTCTACAGTCGCCCCTGAAAGGTTGCTTGCCGCCATGGGAACTGCGAAGATCGTTGAATGGTTCGTTGAAAGAAAGGTGA
- the LOC137718755 gene encoding J domain-containing protein required for chloroplast accumulation response 1-like, producing the protein MQRFSQRESLLLGYSPQKAFVNSGSSSHPPTKNSDVDFHDVFGGPPRRWSVNDMRYSFSEATESSGLKGDADDDDGDDDWSGLNEKPVFGEGSVNRRRTQSDDFFDDIFKGNHSVSSSPRRLQRDPFASAPGSRVQSPAHPLLHKTEPSAASSLPAQFSLPAGFSKGLVELPRSSSLSRFSNQAIQSHDKSRNDIRSSTRRSSSYRDSSLVGEGSSSLATSDKADTGGNLEKDSKSSENETSSSPFQFHFSIYKWASKGVPMVMPLRGRNGSRVQKRTKNEEGSSTNECVATESTGRQSPKSAPSNTDFPSNEHPLDDDRSPTVELIKQENDLLVDETTPDKVDPQQFVEEAVLPVAESETFSSLHDTAEDVSSNTISSHKSEDIEPHPILQTASSEDRQKEIPVLMEQVHKPDLNHVRSFFFDEDLQQGNDEVTKSSGKKESVVKGTKKSSVDVGAYKTAKHQHLKRSSSTKVEVNKASFQGSPKNSGDNLRRSKVKGKVKDLVKMFNQEVLCKPTYDGSDLGSQSYRMNEKGGFKAENEASITATKMNKDLQKSDVKNTFSDAPVMMKEDLKQLEKENIEAKTAPYIHNNAPTQETPASSTGSVSNGSNPTVEDADKSFHENFQMKEITQDEEKEPLPQPGNNHEELQAIDAKIRQWSRGKEGNIRSLLTTMQIVLWPESGWKTVPLVDVIEGNSVKRAYQRALLCLHPDKLQQKGAASHHKYLAAKVFDVLQEAWDHFNSLGSL; encoded by the exons ATGCAGCGATTTTCTCAACGGGAGAGCCTTCTTCTCGGCTACAGTCCTCAGAAAGCGTTCGTCAACTCCGGTTCTTCTTCCCACCCTCCCACCAAAAACTCGGACGTTGATTTTCATGACGTTTTTGGTGGCCCGCCGAGGCGGTGGTCTGTTAACGACATGAGGTACAGCTTCAGCGAAGCTACCGAGAGCAGCGGACTGAAAGGGGATGCTGATGATGATGACGGCGATGATGATTGGTCTGGTTTGAATGAGAAGCCGGTGTTTGGGGAAGGGTCCGTGAACAGAAGACGGACCCAGAGCGATGACTTCTTTGATGACATCTTTAAAGGCAATCACTCTGTCAGTTCTAGTCCAAGGAGGCTTCAGAGGGACCCTTTTGCTTCGGCGCCAGGTTCTCGGGTTCAAAGCCCCGCCCACCCCCTGCTGCACAAAACCGAGCCCTCTGCGGCTTCTTCACTGCCCGCACAATTCAG CCTCCCCGCCGGATTTAGCAAAGGGCTGGTGGAGCTGCCTCGTTCGAGTTCTCTTTCTAGATTTTCGAACCAAGCAATCCAAAGTCATGATAAGTCGAGAAATGATATTCGATCCAGTACTCGCCGGAGCTCCTCATACCGAGATTCTTCTCTTGTTGGCGAAGGGTCCTCAAGCTTGGCTACATCTGATAAAGCAGACACAGGAGGGAATTTGGAAAAGGATTCAAAGAGTTCGGAAAATGAAACTTCTAGCAGTCCGTTTCAGTTTCATTTCTCGATTTACAAGTGGGCAAGCAAAGGAGTGCCAATGGTGATGCCACTTAGGGGGCGGAATGGTTCAAGAGTGCAGAAAAGAACTAAAAATGAGGAAGGGTCGAGCACAAATGAATGCGTTGCTACTGAGAGTACGGGGAGGCAATCACCTAAATCCGCTCCGTCTAATACTGATTTTCCCTCCAATGAGCATCCACTCGATGATGATAGGTCTCCCACCGTGGAActaatcaaacaagaaaatgacTTGCTTGTTGATGAAACCACTCCTGATAAAGTAGATCCACAACAATTTGTTGAGGAAGCGGTTCTTCCCGTAGCTGAATCAGAAACCTTCAGCAGCCTTCATGACACTGCTGAAGATGTTTCCAGTAACACCATTTCATCCCATAAAAGTGAAGATATAGAGCCTCATCCTATACTTCAAACAGCTTCTTCTGAAGACCGGCAGAAAGAAATTCCCGTGCTTATGGAGCAAGTTCACAAGCCAGATCTAAATCATGTTCgttctttcttttttgatgAAGATCTTCAACAAG GCAATGATGAGGTAACTAAATCGAGTGGTAAAAAGGAAAGCGTGGTTAAAGGCACCAAAAAATCATCTGTAGATGTTGGCGCTTATAAGACTGCAAAACATCAGCACTTAAAAAGAAGTTCCTCGACTAAAGTTGAAGTTAATAAGGCAAGTTTCCAAGGTTCACCGAAGAACTCAGGAGATAATCTCAGGAGAAGCAAAGTTAAGGGTAAGGTGAAGGACCTTGTTAAAATGTTCAACCAAGAAGTTTTGTGTAAACCCACATATGATGGTAGTGACCTTGGAAGTCAGAGCTATAGAATGAACGAGAAGGGTGGTTTCAAAGCAGAGAATGAAGCGAGTATTACCGCAACAAAAATGAACAAGGACTTGCAAAAGTCCGATGTGAAAAACACATTTTCTGATGCTCCCGTCATG atgaaggaagaTCTCAAACAGTTAGAGAAAGAAAATATTGAAGCAAAGACGGCTCCCTATATACATAATAATGCTCCCACGCAGGAAACCCCTGCATCAAGTACCG GATCAGTTTCCAACGGATCAAATCCTACCGTTGAAGATGCAGATAAGTCCTTCCACGAAAATTTCCAG ATGAAAGAAATAACTCAAGATGAGGAAAAAGAACCGCTACCACAACCCGGCAACAATCATGAAGAACTCCAG GCGATTGATGCTAAGATACGACAGTGGTCAAGAGGAAAGGAAGGAAACATCCGCTCGCTGCTCACTACTATGCAAATT GTTCTTTGGCCCGAGAGCGGGTGGAAGACGGTACCTCTTGTAGATGTAATCGAAGGAAATTCCGTGAAAAGAGCGTACCAAAGGGCGCTGCTATGTTTACACCCGGATAAGCTGCAGCAGAAAGGTGCTGCTTCACATCACAAATACCTTGCAGCAAAAGTTTTTGATGTCTTGCAG GAAGCCTGGGATCATTTCAATTCACTTGGCTCACTATGA